The following proteins are encoded in a genomic region of Catellatospora sp. TT07R-123:
- a CDS encoding deaminase, producing the protein MIATIEDLAHMRQAINWSRHCPPSPGAYNVGAVVVGAHGEQLAYGYSREIDQHVHAEESALAKLAGVDLRDATIYSTLEPCSVRASRPLSCTRLILRAGIRRVCFSLHEPLLLADCEGVELLAEAGVQVVEVPQFAADVVEINAHLLRR; encoded by the coding sequence ATGATCGCGACGATCGAGGACCTCGCCCACATGCGACAGGCGATCAACTGGTCGCGGCACTGCCCGCCCAGCCCCGGCGCGTACAACGTCGGGGCGGTGGTGGTCGGCGCGCACGGCGAGCAGCTGGCCTACGGATACTCGCGCGAGATCGACCAGCACGTGCACGCCGAGGAGTCGGCGCTGGCGAAGCTGGCCGGGGTGGATCTGCGCGACGCGACGATCTACTCCACGCTGGAGCCGTGCTCGGTGCGCGCCTCGCGGCCGCTGTCCTGCACGCGGCTGATCCTGCGCGCGGGCATCCGGCGGGTCTGCTTCTCGCTGCACGAGCCGCTGCTGCTGGCCGACTGCGAGGGGGTCGAGCTGCTGGCGGAGGCGGGAGTGCAGGTCGTGGAGGTGCCCCAGTTCGCCGCCGACGTGGTCGAGATCAACGCGCACCTGCTGCGTCGGTGA
- a CDS encoding RNA polymerase sigma factor produces the protein MQPEQAAARRRFEELFDAHYAELTRFATRRAGADTAGDVVAATFLVAWRRFAELPADHARAWLYATARQVIANEVRGRTRRDRLAARAAADAGTPVADHAGQVDEQLRVRAVLDRLSPADQEVLRLIEWDGLDVAEAALVLGCSRTALKVRLHRARRRFAQRLLATEDRETGPVRRPSIIAGGSTTS, from the coding sequence ATGCAACCAGAACAAGCCGCGGCCAGACGACGGTTCGAGGAGCTGTTCGACGCCCACTACGCGGAGCTGACCCGTTTCGCTACCCGCCGGGCGGGCGCCGACACGGCCGGTGACGTCGTCGCCGCCACGTTCCTCGTCGCCTGGCGCCGGTTCGCCGAACTGCCCGCCGACCACGCCCGCGCCTGGCTCTACGCCACGGCCCGGCAGGTCATCGCCAACGAGGTGCGCGGGCGCACCCGCCGCGACCGGCTCGCCGCCCGCGCGGCCGCCGACGCCGGAACCCCGGTCGCCGACCACGCGGGACAGGTCGACGAGCAGCTGCGCGTACGGGCCGTGCTCGACCGCCTCTCCCCCGCCGACCAGGAGGTCCTGCGCCTGATCGAGTGGGACGGGCTCGACGTGGCCGAGGCCGCGCTGGTCCTGGGGTGCAGTCGCACCGCGCTCAAGGTGCGGCTGCACCGGGCCAGGCGGCGGTTCGCGCAGCGGCTGCTGGCCACCGAGGACCGCGAGACCGGCCCGGTCCGCCGTCCGTCCATCATCGCCGGAGGGAGCACCACCTCATGA
- a CDS encoding dihydrofolate reductase family protein, which yields MADRPYVLLEAAMSLDGYLDDTSGERLLLSSPEDFDRVDRQRAGVDAILVGAATIRADNPRLMVRSPQWRQWRLDQGRPETPAKVTVSGSGDLDPALPFFTTGACDKIVYVPGAAADRARATLGAVADVVAAGDPVSLPLLLADLHRRGVRRLMVEGGGTIHTQFLAQGLVDEIELSVAPFFVGDSGAPRFVGDAAFPFGPGRRMVLADTGRHGDCAYLRYLLPNDDRPLTDDRLTNEDQA from the coding sequence GTGGCCGACCGCCCGTACGTCCTGCTCGAAGCGGCGATGTCGCTCGACGGATACCTCGACGACACCAGTGGCGAGCGGCTGCTCCTGTCCAGCCCGGAGGACTTCGACCGGGTCGACCGGCAGCGGGCCGGGGTGGACGCGATCCTGGTCGGCGCGGCGACGATCCGGGCCGACAACCCGCGTCTGATGGTGCGCTCGCCGCAGTGGCGGCAGTGGCGGCTCGACCAGGGCAGGCCGGAGACCCCGGCGAAGGTGACCGTCAGCGGCAGCGGTGACCTGGACCCGGCGCTGCCGTTCTTCACGACCGGCGCCTGCGACAAGATCGTGTACGTGCCCGGCGCCGCCGCCGACCGGGCCCGCGCCACGCTCGGCGCGGTCGCCGACGTCGTCGCCGCGGGCGATCCCGTGTCGCTGCCGCTGCTGCTGGCCGACCTGCACCGCCGCGGCGTGCGGCGGCTCATGGTCGAGGGCGGCGGCACGATCCACACCCAGTTCCTGGCGCAGGGGCTCGTCGACGAGATCGAGCTGTCCGTCGCGCCGTTCTTCGTCGGCGACAGCGGGGCGCCGCGCTTCGTCGGCGACGCGGCCTTCCCGTTCGGCCCCGGCCGCCGGATGGTCCTGGCCGACACCGGTCGCCACGGCGACTGCGCGTACCTGCGCTACCTGCTCCCGAACGACGACCGGCCCCTGACCGACGACCGACTCACGAACGAAGACCAGGCATGA
- a CDS encoding DUF4157 domain-containing protein, protein MHEQEMSPQHATRPAKVRADGAGTAPPHRELLTLQRSAGNAAVAAALEDTEQQRSPVLDVIGHGGGSPMPAGLRTDMESRFGGADFSSVRLHTGGPAADSAASVQAQAYTVGDEIVLGAGREDVHSDAGRHTVAHELTHVLQQRGGAVDGTEQGGGVRVSDPGDRFERAAEANAAAVLAGPGAVQRHEEDAAPAAPDVQRQGPEEPEEEVPA, encoded by the coding sequence ATGCATGAGCAGGAGATGTCGCCGCAGCACGCGACCCGCCCCGCGAAGGTGCGGGCCGACGGCGCCGGCACCGCGCCGCCGCACCGCGAACTGCTGACACTGCAACGTTCTGCGGGCAACGCCGCGGTCGCCGCGGCCCTTGAGGACACCGAGCAGCAGCGCTCGCCGGTGCTCGACGTGATCGGCCACGGCGGCGGGTCACCGATGCCCGCCGGGCTGCGGACCGACATGGAGTCCCGGTTCGGCGGCGCTGACTTCTCCTCGGTACGGCTGCACACCGGCGGTCCGGCCGCGGACAGCGCCGCCAGCGTGCAGGCGCAGGCGTACACGGTCGGCGACGAGATCGTCCTCGGCGCCGGGCGCGAGGACGTGCACAGCGACGCGGGCCGGCACACCGTCGCCCACGAGCTGACCCACGTGCTCCAGCAGCGAGGCGGGGCCGTGGACGGCACCGAGCAGGGCGGGGGCGTGCGCGTCTCCGACCCGGGTGACCGGTTCGAGCGCGCCGCCGAGGCCAACGCCGCGGCGGTGCTGGCCGGTCCGGGCGCCGTGCAGCGCCATGAGGAGGACGCGGCCCCGGCCGCACCGGACGTGCAGCGCCAGGGCCCCGAGGAGCCGGAGGAGGAGGTCCCGGCCTGA
- a CDS encoding phage tail protein — protein sequence MGLPERDTAVGHSFGLEFDGITIKAITEVTGLKIEQDVIDLKQNTNDGKYEIKRLPGRPKAGEVTLTRGLTADQSFSKWVKDSQFGKMQDARKGGSIIIYDFEGAEIKRYKLVNAWPKSLEIGSLKAGDTSLLTEKLAITYERIEVG from the coding sequence ATGGGACTTCCGGAACGCGACACCGCCGTCGGGCACTCCTTCGGGCTCGAGTTCGACGGCATCACCATCAAGGCCATCACCGAGGTCACCGGGCTCAAGATCGAGCAGGACGTCATCGACCTCAAGCAGAACACCAACGACGGCAAGTACGAGATCAAACGGCTGCCCGGCCGCCCCAAGGCGGGTGAGGTCACGCTGACGCGAGGCCTCACCGCCGACCAGAGCTTCTCGAAGTGGGTCAAGGACAGCCAGTTCGGCAAGATGCAGGACGCCCGCAAGGGCGGCTCGATCATCATCTACGACTTCGAGGGCGCGGAGATCAAGCGATACAAGCTGGTGAACGCCTGGCCCAAGAGCCTGGAGATCGGCAGCCTGAAGGCGGGCGACACGTCCCTGCTCACCGAGAAGCTCGCCATCACGTACGAGCGCATCGAGGTCGGCTGA
- a CDS encoding hemerythrin domain-containing protein: MPDTGRPDVLGMRLAHRAMRADLHRLTHLAELIGSGGVTCSRRRAAALAAYAGRVCDGVRHHHDAENRHLWPVLARVAGAEIDLCELVDDHAALDPLLDRACAAVAAFAHEPGDPAAAQRCAYALRAVRDLLDEHVDEEERTILPVIDRYVTVAQWRAVEQAARRGADPLFDLCRRERVAEPAELAALRAATGPVSRLLLALLRPGYRRRERLIFG, from the coding sequence ATGCCGGACACCGGACGGCCCGACGTGCTGGGCATGCGCCTGGCCCATCGGGCGATGCGGGCAGACCTGCACCGGCTCACGCACCTGGCGGAGCTCATCGGCTCGGGCGGCGTCACCTGCTCCCGCCGCCGGGCGGCGGCGCTGGCGGCGTACGCGGGGCGGGTCTGCGACGGCGTCCGCCACCATCACGACGCCGAGAACCGGCACCTGTGGCCGGTGCTGGCACGGGTGGCGGGCGCCGAGATCGACCTCTGCGAGCTGGTCGACGACCACGCCGCCCTCGACCCGCTGCTCGACCGGGCGTGTGCGGCGGTGGCCGCGTTCGCGCACGAGCCCGGCGACCCGGCGGCGGCGCAGCGCTGCGCGTACGCGCTGCGGGCCGTACGGGACCTGCTGGACGAGCACGTCGACGAGGAGGAGCGCACCATCCTCCCGGTCATCGACCGGTATGTCACCGTGGCACAGTGGCGCGCCGTCGAGCAGGCCGCCCGGCGGGGCGCCGACCCGCTGTTCGACCTGTGCCGACGGGAGCGCGTGGCCGAACCCGCCGAGCTGGCCGCCCTGCGCGCGGCGACCGGCCCGGTGTCCCGGCTGCTCCTGGCGCTGCTGCGGCCCGGCTACCGGCGACGGGAACGGCTCATCTTCGGGTGA
- a CDS encoding ATP-binding protein yields MSLLGERLRAVEAAVRSAVAARRAVDPQPDDAFRGLYLSDEQAEAVLADRRPPVGPVTAAPGAGSARADGDRLARLAERFGLDDPDVTLLAIALAPDLDPRFERLYGYLNDDVSRRRACVGLALDLAGLSARSAADRHRLAEPGPLVRGGLVVVEDTERPVLGRGLRVPDRVCLHLLGGDAPDPALRPLLADPVPALAAPALPGGPALSYLRDQVSGCAMAAATAARPDAVVLDLSRLPADADPAAVAAAAGREALLRAVALIAGPVEALAERGAGAVRVFADLDAPVLLTGSCPWEPAWSRRIPAVTEIAAPTGPERAALWQRELGEPAAPELAALTAPYRFSPGQIAQAAQAARQAAALDGGVVTEPLLRRAARDRTVSGLERLARRVTPGVGWADLVLPGPVLTLLRELVARVRHRDTVLGAWAMRPGGGRGIGVTSLFAGDSGTGKTMSAEVVAGALGLDMYVVDLSTVVDKYVGETEKNLDRIFAQAENCSSVLLFDEADALFGKRSEVSDAHDRYANVETAFLLQRMESFDGVAVLTTNLRANLDDAFLRRLDVLVDFPKPDAAARQRLWQACLHPHLPQDEDLELEFLADSFDLSGGNIRSIAVTAAYLSAEAGRPLSMTDLVTAVHREYRKLGRLATAAEFGPWFGAWAV; encoded by the coding sequence GTGAGCCTGCTGGGCGAGCGGCTGCGCGCCGTCGAGGCGGCGGTACGGTCCGCCGTGGCGGCCCGCCGGGCGGTCGACCCGCAGCCCGACGACGCGTTCCGCGGGCTGTACCTGTCCGACGAGCAGGCCGAGGCGGTGCTGGCCGACCGGCGCCCGCCGGTCGGGCCGGTGACCGCGGCACCCGGCGCCGGGTCCGCCCGCGCGGACGGCGACCGGCTGGCGCGGCTGGCCGAGCGGTTCGGGCTCGACGACCCGGACGTGACCCTGCTGGCGATCGCACTGGCACCAGACCTCGACCCGCGCTTCGAGCGGCTGTACGGATATCTCAACGACGACGTCAGCCGCCGCCGCGCCTGCGTCGGACTGGCCCTGGATTTGGCCGGGCTGTCGGCGCGGTCGGCCGCCGACCGGCACCGGCTGGCCGAGCCGGGGCCGCTGGTCCGGGGCGGCCTGGTCGTCGTCGAGGACACCGAGCGGCCGGTGCTCGGACGGGGCCTGCGGGTGCCGGACCGGGTGTGCCTGCACCTGCTCGGCGGGGACGCGCCCGACCCGGCGCTGCGGCCCCTGCTGGCCGACCCGGTGCCCGCGCTGGCCGCGCCGGCGCTGCCGGGCGGCCCGGCGCTCAGCTACCTGCGCGACCAGGTCAGCGGCTGCGCCATGGCCGCCGCGACGGCTGCCCGGCCCGACGCCGTCGTGCTCGACCTGTCCCGGCTGCCCGCCGACGCCGACCCGGCCGCCGTCGCGGCCGCTGCCGGGCGGGAGGCCCTGCTCCGCGCGGTCGCCCTGATCGCCGGGCCGGTGGAGGCACTGGCCGAGCGGGGCGCGGGCGCGGTGCGGGTCTTCGCCGACCTCGACGCCCCGGTGCTGCTCACCGGCTCCTGCCCGTGGGAGCCCGCCTGGTCCCGGCGCATCCCGGCCGTCACCGAGATCGCGGCCCCGACCGGCCCCGAACGCGCCGCGCTGTGGCAGCGCGAGCTCGGCGAACCGGCGGCGCCGGAGCTGGCCGCGCTGACCGCGCCGTACCGCTTCTCCCCAGGCCAGATCGCCCAGGCCGCGCAGGCCGCCCGCCAGGCCGCCGCGCTCGACGGCGGCGTGGTGACGGAGCCGCTGCTGCGCCGGGCCGCCCGCGACCGCACCGTGTCCGGGCTGGAGCGGCTGGCCCGGCGGGTGACGCCGGGGGTCGGCTGGGCCGACCTGGTGCTGCCCGGACCGGTGCTGACGCTGCTGCGCGAGCTGGTCGCCCGGGTCCGGCACCGCGACACGGTGCTGGGCGCGTGGGCGATGCGCCCTGGCGGCGGTCGCGGCATCGGGGTGACCAGCCTGTTCGCCGGGGACTCCGGCACCGGCAAGACCATGTCGGCCGAGGTCGTCGCCGGTGCTCTGGGCCTGGACATGTACGTGGTGGACCTGTCCACGGTCGTCGACAAGTACGTCGGCGAGACCGAGAAGAACCTCGACCGGATCTTCGCGCAGGCGGAGAACTGCAGCAGCGTGCTGCTGTTCGACGAGGCCGACGCGCTGTTCGGCAAACGCAGCGAGGTGTCCGACGCGCACGACCGCTACGCCAATGTGGAGACCGCGTTCCTGCTCCAGCGGATGGAGTCCTTCGACGGCGTCGCGGTGCTGACCACGAACCTGCGCGCCAACCTCGACGACGCGTTCCTGCGGCGGCTCGACGTGCTCGTCGACTTCCCGAAACCCGACGCGGCCGCGCGGCAGCGGCTGTGGCAGGCCTGCCTGCACCCGCACCTGCCGCAGGACGAGGATCTGGAGCTGGAGTTCCTGGCCGACTCGTTCGACCTGTCCGGGGGCAACATCCGGTCGATCGCGGTGACGGCGGCGTACCTGTCAGCCGAGGCAGGGCGGCCGCTGTCGATGACCGACCTGGTCACGGCGGTGCACCGGGAGTACCGCAAGCTCGGCCGCCTGGCCACCGCCGCCGAATTCGGCCCCTGGTTCGGCGCCTGGGCAGTTTGA
- a CDS encoding macro domain-containing protein has protein sequence MTADRTKPLLDVVLTDINTKVVQAWRSAFADTPEVTISQGSILDKRVDAWVSPTNSRGLMNGGVDAVVKHHLGAGIQLRVQRAIRDGFGGSLPIGSAVCVPSGAANPKFLISTPTMTESAQNVRETLNVALACAAAFQAIHLQNAREPGSITSVALVGLGAATGKVPAQICANLMWAGYTLFQDCAFDDYDELRATVSEQLADIEQRPAAQRVRITPPAHRARR, from the coding sequence ATGACCGCCGACCGTACGAAGCCGCTGCTCGACGTGGTGCTGACCGACATCAACACGAAGGTGGTGCAGGCGTGGCGGTCGGCGTTCGCCGACACCCCCGAGGTGACGATCTCCCAGGGTTCGATCCTGGACAAGCGGGTCGACGCCTGGGTCAGCCCGACCAACTCGCGCGGCCTGATGAACGGCGGCGTCGACGCGGTCGTCAAGCACCACCTCGGCGCGGGCATCCAGCTGCGCGTCCAGCGGGCCATCCGGGACGGGTTCGGCGGGTCGCTGCCGATCGGCAGCGCGGTGTGCGTGCCGTCCGGGGCAGCCAACCCGAAGTTCCTCATCTCGACGCCGACCATGACGGAGTCCGCGCAGAACGTGCGCGAGACGCTGAACGTGGCGCTGGCCTGCGCGGCCGCGTTCCAGGCGATCCACCTGCAGAACGCGCGCGAGCCCGGCAGCATCACCTCGGTCGCCCTGGTCGGCCTCGGCGCCGCGACCGGCAAGGTCCCGGCCCAGATCTGCGCCAACCTGATGTGGGCGGGCTACACCCTGTTCCAGGACTGTGCCTTCGACGACTACGACGAGCTGCGGGCGACCGTGTCCGAGCAGCTGGCCGACATCGAGCAGCGGCCGGCGGCCCAGCGTGTGCGGATCACGCCGCCCGCTCACCGCGCCCGCCGCTGA
- a CDS encoding DUF4255 domain-containing protein, producing MISEVDEALTALLRREAVEDVTVEIVLEAPNREWTARRNAPTINVFLYDIREELRQRAQGHIDQRDESGRVVGRLLNPRFFVLSYLVTAWTARPEDEHRLLSAALACMLAHDALPADLLTGSLAELGRPVPLTVALPPPQDRAFADVWTALGGELHPSLDVRVVAPIRPGVRLPAGPPVQEPPIVRMSER from the coding sequence ATGATCTCCGAAGTCGACGAGGCGCTGACCGCCCTCCTGCGGCGTGAGGCGGTCGAGGACGTGACCGTCGAGATCGTGCTGGAGGCGCCGAACCGGGAGTGGACCGCCCGCCGCAACGCGCCCACCATCAACGTCTTCCTCTACGACATCCGCGAGGAGCTGCGCCAGCGCGCCCAGGGGCACATCGACCAGCGCGACGAGTCCGGCCGGGTGGTCGGCCGGCTGCTCAACCCGCGCTTCTTCGTCCTGTCCTATCTGGTCACCGCGTGGACCGCCCGGCCGGAGGACGAGCACCGGCTGCTGTCGGCCGCGCTGGCCTGCATGCTGGCCCACGACGCGCTGCCCGCCGACCTGCTCACCGGCAGCCTCGCCGAGCTGGGCCGCCCCGTGCCGCTCACCGTCGCGCTGCCGCCGCCGCAGGATCGCGCCTTCGCCGACGTGTGGACGGCGCTCGGCGGCGAGCTGCACCCGTCCCTGGACGTGCGGGTGGTCGCGCCGATCCGGCCCGGGGTGCGCCTGCCCGCCGGGCCGCCCGTGCAGGAGCCGCCGATCGTACGGATGTCGGAGCGGTGA
- a CDS encoding ADP-ribosyltransferase domain-containing protein, whose amino-acid sequence MSDTAVPTPSDPDDPLALAELFTGGGESWLPLLKPVIEGQGNAAAFIGPGRGPKVVPVRELTFQALKPNPPHKWKVVVFGQNPFPRPESATGIAMFDNTFHDWADSQFGKVITIRCIIKAAAMWKHGIPKKTPIADIRALLRKHDTVQPPEWFQAMLTQGVLLLNASLTASSDGTMGTDQHTAFWRPSVEKIVEEILRAKQHAEEQDRGVVFAWWGAHARNLKSVVQRLQKKYPDVDVRHIDHANPAAQGDIFCDGNHFGDVNAALRTLGADEIDWLPAKGWDRDAAQGGARTGDSDRMGAFITSTMELHKLYLERLASVKDEGLALPAITGVFDTPLMDFRDAVAPAARVLPGLTGTVARSHEFGAKQAADLAAPLTADEAAAIFLYTCESAFYRQINAALRNPDRAAIVPYLPYLRLLFSAVSRLPVRTEPLWRGVSLDLRAQYPVGQTVTWWGVSSCTSKLGIAQAFMGGRGKRTLFEVRPARAVGIRSFSAFTGEEEFILAPGTQLTVTEVVAERSGLCTVRLSELADQRMVS is encoded by the coding sequence ATGAGCGACACCGCCGTCCCCACGCCGTCCGATCCGGACGACCCGCTGGCCCTCGCCGAGCTGTTCACCGGCGGCGGCGAGTCGTGGCTGCCGCTGCTCAAGCCGGTCATCGAGGGGCAGGGCAACGCCGCCGCGTTCATCGGACCGGGCCGCGGCCCGAAGGTGGTGCCGGTCCGCGAGCTGACGTTCCAGGCGCTCAAGCCGAACCCGCCGCACAAGTGGAAGGTCGTCGTCTTCGGGCAGAACCCGTTCCCGCGCCCCGAGAGCGCCACCGGCATCGCCATGTTCGACAACACCTTCCACGACTGGGCCGACAGCCAGTTCGGCAAGGTGATCACGATCCGCTGCATCATCAAGGCGGCGGCGATGTGGAAGCACGGCATCCCGAAGAAGACGCCGATCGCCGACATCCGGGCGCTGCTGCGCAAGCACGACACGGTGCAGCCGCCGGAGTGGTTCCAGGCGATGCTCACCCAGGGCGTGCTGCTGCTGAACGCCTCCCTGACCGCGAGCAGCGACGGCACGATGGGCACCGACCAGCACACCGCGTTCTGGCGGCCGTCGGTCGAGAAGATCGTCGAGGAGATCCTGCGGGCCAAGCAGCACGCCGAGGAGCAGGACCGGGGCGTGGTCTTCGCGTGGTGGGGCGCGCACGCGCGCAACCTCAAGAGCGTCGTGCAGCGGTTGCAGAAGAAGTACCCGGACGTCGACGTGCGCCACATCGACCACGCCAACCCCGCCGCGCAGGGCGACATCTTCTGCGACGGCAACCACTTCGGCGACGTCAACGCGGCGCTGCGGACGCTGGGTGCCGACGAGATCGACTGGCTGCCCGCCAAGGGCTGGGACCGCGACGCCGCCCAGGGCGGGGCGCGGACCGGCGACTCCGACCGGATGGGCGCGTTCATCACCTCGACGATGGAGCTGCACAAGCTCTACCTGGAGCGGCTCGCCAGCGTCAAGGACGAGGGCCTGGCGCTGCCCGCGATCACGGGCGTCTTCGACACCCCGCTGATGGACTTCCGCGACGCGGTCGCCCCGGCGGCCCGGGTGCTGCCCGGCCTGACCGGGACCGTGGCGCGGTCGCACGAGTTCGGTGCCAAGCAGGCCGCCGACCTGGCCGCGCCGCTGACCGCCGACGAGGCCGCCGCGATCTTCCTGTACACCTGCGAGTCGGCCTTCTACCGGCAGATCAACGCCGCGCTGCGCAACCCGGACCGGGCCGCGATCGTGCCGTACCTGCCGTACCTGCGGCTGCTGTTCTCCGCCGTGTCCCGGCTGCCGGTGCGCACCGAGCCGCTGTGGCGCGGCGTGTCGCTGGACCTGCGCGCCCAGTACCCGGTCGGGCAGACGGTGACCTGGTGGGGCGTGTCCTCGTGCACCTCGAAGCTCGGCATCGCGCAGGCGTTCATGGGCGGCCGTGGCAAGCGGACCCTGTTCGAGGTGCGTCCGGCGCGGGCGGTCGGCATCCGCAGCTTCTCGGCGTTCACCGGGGAGGAGGAGTTCATCCTCGCCCCGGGCACGCAGCTCACCGTGACCGAGGTCGTCGCCGAGCGCAGCGGCCTGTGCACGGTACGGCTCAGCGAGCTCGCCGACCAGCGCATGGTCTCCTGA
- a CDS encoding phage tail sheath subtilisin-like domain-containing protein, with the protein MAPYLSPGVYVEELEASSRPIEGVGTAVAAFVGLATQGPVNAPTLVTNWNQFTNAFGDFAEGSYLAHAVYGYFANGGGSCYIVRIGGDGAAANRTNGASGTNGADGDGPAADAPPQAATGMLGAYPVRALKPGPGGNAIEIDVEAAESPEGGEGAPDKGGKGGGGTDEDFKITVRREQQREQFTVSTRPGRTNVATVVNAQSKLIALEEPVGAVTRPQAGTVALSGGSAAVVVAAAASAPAPVVATNGGTPRPEHYVGDSADRTGFAGLEAVEEVTILAVPDLMASYQQGQIDLQGVQAVHQAMLTHCELMGDRVAIIDPPPGLNAQQIKQWRMGEANYDSKQAALYWPWIKVLDPVRGQPIMVPPSGHVAGVWGRNDDTRGVHKAPANEVVRGALAPELQLTRAEQDLLNPVGINCIRSFPGRGIRVWGARTLSSDPAWRYLNVRRLFNYLEESILGGTQWAVFEPNDVALWAKLRRTISAFLVNEWRRGALFGLTPDEAFYVKCDEETNLAESIDLGQVICEIGVAPVKPAEFVVFRLAQFSGGASLVSE; encoded by the coding sequence ATGGCTCCCTATCTGTCACCCGGTGTGTACGTCGAGGAACTGGAGGCGTCCTCCCGGCCGATCGAAGGCGTCGGCACCGCCGTGGCCGCGTTCGTCGGCCTGGCCACGCAGGGACCGGTGAACGCGCCGACGCTGGTGACCAACTGGAACCAGTTCACCAACGCGTTCGGCGACTTCGCCGAGGGCTCGTACCTGGCCCACGCGGTGTACGGCTACTTCGCCAACGGTGGCGGCAGCTGCTACATCGTGCGCATCGGCGGCGACGGCGCCGCCGCGAACCGCACGAACGGCGCGAGCGGCACGAACGGTGCCGACGGTGACGGCCCGGCAGCCGACGCGCCGCCGCAGGCGGCGACGGGCATGCTCGGGGCGTACCCGGTGCGCGCGCTCAAACCCGGTCCCGGCGGCAACGCGATCGAGATCGACGTCGAGGCGGCCGAGTCGCCCGAGGGCGGCGAGGGCGCGCCGGACAAGGGCGGCAAGGGCGGCGGCGGTACCGATGAGGACTTCAAGATCACCGTACGCCGCGAGCAGCAGCGCGAGCAGTTCACCGTGTCGACCCGGCCCGGCCGCACCAATGTGGCGACCGTCGTCAACGCGCAGTCCAAGCTGATCGCGCTCGAAGAGCCGGTCGGCGCCGTCACCCGCCCGCAGGCGGGCACCGTGGCGCTGTCCGGCGGCTCGGCCGCGGTGGTGGTGGCCGCGGCCGCGTCCGCGCCGGCCCCCGTCGTCGCCACGAACGGCGGCACGCCCCGGCCGGAGCACTACGTCGGCGACTCCGCCGACCGCACCGGGTTCGCCGGGCTGGAGGCCGTGGAAGAGGTCACCATCCTCGCCGTGCCGGACCTGATGGCGTCGTACCAGCAGGGGCAGATCGACCTGCAGGGCGTCCAGGCGGTACATCAGGCGATGCTCACCCACTGCGAGCTGATGGGCGACCGGGTGGCCATCATCGACCCGCCGCCCGGCCTCAACGCCCAGCAGATCAAGCAGTGGCGGATGGGCGAGGCCAACTACGACTCCAAGCAGGCCGCCCTGTACTGGCCCTGGATCAAGGTGCTCGACCCGGTACGCGGCCAGCCGATCATGGTGCCGCCCAGCGGGCACGTCGCCGGCGTCTGGGGCCGCAACGACGACACCCGGGGCGTGCACAAGGCACCGGCCAACGAGGTCGTACGCGGCGCGCTCGCACCCGAGCTCCAGCTCACCCGGGCCGAGCAGGACCTGCTCAACCCGGTGGGCATCAACTGCATCCGGTCGTTCCCCGGGCGCGGCATCCGGGTGTGGGGCGCGCGCACCCTGTCCAGCGACCCCGCGTGGCGCTACCTGAACGTCCGGCGGCTGTTCAACTACCTGGAGGAGAGCATCCTCGGCGGTACGCAGTGGGCCGTGTTCGAGCCCAACGACGTGGCGCTCTGGGCCAAGCTGCGCCGCACCATCAGCGCGTTCCTGGTCAACGAGTGGCGCCGCGGCGCGCTGTTCGGGCTGACGCCGGACGAGGCGTTCTACGTCAAGTGCGACGAGGAGACCAACCTCGCGGAGAGCATCGACCTCGGCCAGGTCATCTGCGAGATCGGCGTCGCCCCGGTCAAACCGGCCGAATTCGTGGTCTTCCGGCTGGCCCAGTTCTCCGGCGGCGCCAGCCTGGTCAGCGAGTGA
- a CDS encoding tetratricopeptide repeat protein has translation MAEPRPSEADLDRAAQQWQAEAEDGVPPAMNALGALLAQRGDLDGALHWLDRAVAAEAPGAQFNLARVLCLRGELEQAEQAYRHGAERGDSRAMNALGDLLHEQGRPGEAEAAWRWAADCGSADAQYRLGYAAYLNGDLGGADRWWARAAEAGLPSAVNALGMLHEDRGERGQAITRYEAAAAAGSELAADNLRRLRAAKPPNL, from the coding sequence ATGGCAGAGCCGCGCCCGTCGGAGGCGGACCTGGACCGAGCGGCCCAGCAGTGGCAGGCCGAGGCTGAGGACGGCGTGCCGCCGGCCATGAACGCGCTGGGTGCGCTGCTGGCACAGCGCGGCGACCTCGACGGCGCGCTGCACTGGCTCGACCGGGCCGTCGCCGCCGAAGCGCCGGGGGCGCAGTTCAACCTCGCCCGGGTGCTGTGCCTGCGCGGCGAGCTCGAACAGGCGGAGCAGGCCTACCGGCACGGCGCCGAACGCGGCGACTCCCGCGCCATGAACGCGCTCGGCGACCTGCTGCACGAGCAGGGCAGGCCCGGCGAAGCCGAGGCGGCCTGGCGCTGGGCGGCCGACTGCGGCTCCGCCGACGCGCAGTACCGCCTCGGCTACGCCGCCTACCTGAACGGCGACCTCGGCGGTGCCGACCGGTGGTGGGCGCGCGCCGCCGAGGCGGGGCTGCCGAGCGCGGTGAACGCCCTGGGCATGCTGCACGAGGATCGCGGCGAGCGCGGGCAGGCGATCACACGGTACGAGGCCGCGGCCGCCGCGGGCAGCGAGCTGGCCGCCGACAACCTGCGCCGCCTGCGCGCAGCGAAGCCGCCGAACCTGTAG